Genomic DNA from Nitratidesulfovibrio vulgaris str. Hildenborough:
GCAGCGCTTGTTCCTGACAGGATATGCTTGGTGGCTCTCAACGAGTCGTTCCGAGTTGAAATCGGTGATGGTGGGGCAGGGCGCGTCAAGGCAGAAAACGTGGTGGTTGTCCCTCAGGAGACGGCGCACGCCGTCGTTGGTTTACGAAAGTGGCTTTGCCGCGTTGCGAGGTCGTTCTTTTTATCCGAACTTGGAAGCTGTGCTGCTACAACAGGTCTGGAATGGGGTGCCCTTCGAGTTGGTATGCCGAAAACACGATGGGGGAGTTGCTCATGCAGAGGAACCATAAGTCTGAATGCAAGGCTGCTCTTTCTGGCGCCATCGCTTGTCAGACATGTCGTCATACATGAGCTTTGTCATCTGAAACATCCGAATCATGGGAGAATGTTTCATGAACTCTTGCAAAGCTTCGATCCGTTAGCTGTCATCCACGCGCGCCAGCTCAAATACGCCCGTTATGCCATCCCCATGTGGGCTGCATAGTGCCCATGACAGTTCAGTCGACAAAAGTAAAAGAAGCCCACACCCATTGACTGGATACGCCTCGTCGATGTCCCTTGCTCCTCCTGCGGCTGTTTCCATAAAAAAAGGAGGCACCTTGCGGTGCCTCCTTCGTATTTGTGCCTGGAAGTCGTTACATCACAGAGCCGGAAGCGGCCTGCTGCATCTTGACTTCGACCTTTTCGGTCAGGCCGCTGTAGTACTCGCGAAGGATCACGAGAACTTCGTCGCGACCGAAGTGGTCGACAACTTCGGCGCCTTCGGAAAGGGCCTTGCGCAGCTTGGTGCCGGAGAGGATGACGCG
This window encodes:
- a CDS encoding YgjP family zinc-dependent metalloprotease, with the translated sequence MSSVFPDPLSGLFSVRKSQKARRISLRVVSGRLEVVLPRGVSESVVPEVLARHQKWIERHLSGFRDVHHARGAALVPDRICLVALNESFRVEIGDGGAGRVKAENVVVVPQETAHAVVGLRKWLCRVARSFFLSELGSCAATTGLEWGALRVGMPKTRWGSCSCRGTISLNARLLFLAPSLVRHVVIHELCHLKHPNHGRMFHELLQSFDPLAVIHARQLKYARYAIPMWAA